From a single Brassica oleracea var. oleracea cultivar TO1000 chromosome C5, BOL, whole genome shotgun sequence genomic region:
- the LOC106292964 gene encoding flavonol synthase/flavanone 3-hydroxylase, giving the protein MEDLDQTFIQAPEHRADSNSIPNQPEEIPVIDLSRLNDPEDIQNVISEIGDACETWGFFQVINHGVPCDARKRVEETVKIFFDLPMEEKIKVKRDEVNPAGYHDGEHTKNVRDWKEVFDIYFKDPMVMPSSTDPEDEGLRVVYNKWPQFPSDFREACQEYAGHAEKLAFRLLELISLSLGLPKERFHDYFKEQMSFFRINRYPPCPRPDLALGVGHHKDADVISLLAQDEVGGLQISRRSDGVWFPIRPVPNALVINIGNCMEVWTNDKYWSAEHRVVVNSTRERYSIPFFLLPSHNVEVKPLEELLSPENPPRYKGYKYGKFYVSRNRSDFKKLEIQNIQIDDFKVVT; this is encoded by the exons ATGGAGGATCTTGATCAAACTTTCATCCAAGCACCAGAGCATAGAGCAGATTCCAACTCCATCCCTAACCAACCCGAAGAAATACCCGTGATCGATCTCTCACGTCTCAACGACCCTGAAGATATCCAAAACGTGATCTCGGAGATTGGTGATGCATGTGAAACATGGGGATTTTTCCAGGTGATCAATCATGGTGTGCCTTGCGACGCAAGGAAGCGTGTGGAGGAGACGGTGAAGATATTTTTCGATTTGCCTATGGAAGAGAAGATCAAAGTAAAGAGAGACGAGGTGAATCCAGCAGGGTATCATGATGGAGAACACACGAAGAACGTTAGAGATTGGAAAGAAGTGTTTGATATTTATTTCAAAGATCCAATGGTTATGCCTTCTTCCACAGATCCTGAAGATGAAGGTTTAAGAGTTGTTTACAACAAGTGGCCTCAGTTTCCTTCTGATTTCAG GGAGGCATGTCAGGAATATGCAGGCCACGCTGAAAAACTAGCGTTCAGACTTCTAGAACTCATCTCATTAAGCTTAGGCTTACCAAAAGAGCGTTTTCATGATTACTTCAAAGAACAAATGAGTTTTTTCAGGATAAATCGTTATCCACCATGTCCACGGCCTGACCTAGCTCTAGGTGTAGGCCACCACAAAGACGCAGATGTTATAAGTCTATTGGCTCAAGACGAAGTTGGAGGGCTACAAATTAGTCGCAGATCGGACGGTGTTTGGTTTCCTATTAGACCCGTCCCTAATGCTCTTGTCATCAATATTGGCAATTGTATGGAG GTATGGACAAATGATAAGTATTGGAGTGCAGAACATAGAGTGGTGGTGAACTCAACAAGGGAAAGATACTCAATACCCTTCTTCTTGTTGCCTTCACATAATGTGGAAGTGAAACCATTAGAAGAGCTTCTGAGTCCGGAAAACCCTCCAAGATACAAAGGATATAAATATGGCAAGTTTTATGTCAGCAGAAACAGAAGCGATTTTAAAAAACTTGAGATCCAAAACATTCAGATCGATGACTTTAAAGTTGTAACTTAG
- the LOC106295254 gene encoding uncharacterized protein LOC106295254: MVSQKLEICIELVKTAVLFVSTVAESVEEAFRKPPPALPAAHDGRRNSYADVPIPLVGFM, encoded by the coding sequence ATGGTGTCTCAAAAGCTGGAGATTTGCATCGAATTAGTGAAGACTGCCGTCTTATTTGTATCCACCGTGGCTGAATCAGTAGAAGAAGCTTTCCGTAAGCCTCCGCCGGCGCTTCCGGCAGCTCATGATGGTCGCCGGAACAGTTACGCCGACGTTCCCATTCCTCTTGTTGGATTCATGTGA
- the LOC106344133 gene encoding uncharacterized protein LOC106344133, translating into MVSQKLEICIELVKIGVVFVATVAGSVEKAFRKPPPSLPAVHDSRRNSYADVPIPLVGFM; encoded by the coding sequence ATGGTGTCTCAAAAGCTAGAGATCTGCATCGAATTAGTGAAGATTGGCGTCGTTTTTGTCGCCACTGTGGCTGGATCAGTAGAAAAAGCTTTCCGTAAGCCACCACCGTCGCTTCCGGCAGTTCATGATAGTCGCCGGAACAGTTACGCCGACGTTCCTATTCCTCTCGTTGGATTCATGTGA
- the LOC106345136 gene encoding uncharacterized protein LOC106345136, which translates to MNNYRIKDPTPFGKQFMVEQFNKEFQLDITYKFFKEKLDTIKKKYKKYKELLSSTGISVDLITSEIDASESWWKDRESQYSASQRREEMRNEETNEDMLYEDTNGGEMSDDQDPETQHNEEIYRVNIDDETLARRGSTFQRPSVKSVLQGSGSRGSKKKQSFETTLTDTMAGFREFQRQSLQQLRPNSFDQDDYNDFDVAVKIFESMGLPNDTKFYWACINEFKEDTFWRKYFIDRDENTFEEKVQFLQALSGFTRDDQYMGKRLSSGKPFGSPSSGGVHSGSPSSGGNNSWGQTVNGQWGKQPRAPQWGTPPSSHQWGTPPTSNQWGSCHDTSVLTMAQNNDPEFPLPPPDKYYVVDSGYPNKQGFLAPYRSS; encoded by the exons ATGAATAACTATCGTATAAAAGATCCCACGCCTTTTGGTAAACAGTTTATGGTTGAACAATTTAACAAAGAGTTCCAGTTAGATATAACTTATAAGTTTTTCAAAGAAAAACTTGATACCATTAAAAAAAAGTACAAGAAATACAAAGAGCTTCTAAGCTCAACGGGTATATCGGTTGATCTCATTACATCTGAAATCGATGCTTCTGAATCATGGTGGAAAGATCGTG AATCTCAATATTCGGCCAGCCAAAGAAGAGAAGAAATGAGGAATGAAGAAACAAATGAAGATATGTTGTATGAAGACACGAATGGTGGTGAAATGTCAGACGATCAAGATCCAGAAACACAACACAACGAAGAAATCTATCGTGTTAACATTGACGATGAAACCC TAGCAAGACGAGGAAGTACTTTTCAAAGACCATCAGTCAAATCAGTTTTACAAGGGAGTGGTTCACGAGGAAGTAAGAAAAAACAATCATTTGAAACCACCCTAACAGATACAATGGCTGGATTTAGGGAGTTCCAACGCCAAAGCTTACAACAGTTACGTCCAAATTCCTTTGACCAAGATGACTACAATGATTTTGATGTGGCTGTGAAGATATTTGAATCGATGGGACTTCCAAATGACACCAAATTTTACTGGGCGTGCATCAACGAATTCAAGGAAGATACATTCTGGCGTAAGTATTTTATTGATAGAGATGAAAACACTTTTGAAGAAAAGGTCCAGTTCTTACAAGCTTTAAGTGGATTTACACGTGATGATCAGTACATGGGGAAGCGATTAAGCTCTGGTAAACCTTTTGGGAGTCCAAGTTCTGGTGGCGTTCATTCAGGTAGTCCATCTTCTGGAGGTAATAATTCATGGGGGCAAACGGTAAATGGACAATGGGGTAAACAACCACGTGCTCCGCAATGGGGTACACCACCATCTTCTCATCAATGGGGTACACCCCCAACTTCTAATCAATGGG GATCTTGTCATGATACATCAGTTCTTACGATGGCGCAAAACAATGATCCTGAATTTCCGTTACCACCACCGGATAAGTATTATGTTGTTGACTCTGGCTATCCAAATAAACAAGGTTTTCTTGCTCCATATAGATCTTCATGA
- the LOC106345138 gene encoding flavanone 3-dioxygenase has product MGRLDEAFIQAPEHRPIHHLTNSGEFIFSDEIPTIDLSSLQDPNSDKTSIATEVGKACERWGIFQVINHGLPLDLRRRVENTAAEFFNLTAEEKRRLKRDEVNPNNYGENTWHASHGLLEHMVR; this is encoded by the coding sequence ATGGGACGACTCGACGAAGCTTTCATCCAAGCTCCGGAGCACAGACCCATCCATCATCTCACAAACTCCGGTGAATTCATTTTCTCCGACGAGATCCCGACCATCGACCTCTCTTCTCTCCAAGATCCCAATTCCGACAAGACATCGATCGCCACAGAGGTCGGAAAAGCTTGCGAGAGATGGGGAATTTTTCAGGTGATCAACCACGGCTTGCCGTTGGACTTAAGGCGTCGCGTAGAGAACACGGCGGCCGAATTCTTCAACCTAACGGCGGAGGAGAAGAGAAGATTGAAAAGGGACGAAGTGAATCCTAACAACTACGGCGAAAACACGTGGCATGCCTCTCATGGGCTCTTAGAACATATGGTTAGATAA
- the LOC106345137 gene encoding uncharacterized protein LOC106345137, giving the protein MAELRMTHRHATEDELRQLRDNGFAAWLRSYVNDGLARGLVFDDWVREFVQGPNYVVKSYPKFCTRGYAFTRKGHSKTTYDAGVSSSSGDDVYYGNIKEILEIQFPGMVGLRCVVFYCDWYDTTPDRGVKIDAFGVTSVHSRRKLQYYNPFILGSYPRVMYRDDPWVTVTQINPRGRVDGTSDDDEPLQPDSTSNAQAVEDLENVQLVENLTVFGHDAVVHSEPEAEVGEFDEDSENSD; this is encoded by the exons ATGGCGGAGTTGCGTATGACTCACAGGCATGCAACAGAAGATGAGCTTCGACAACTTAGAGATAACGGATTTGCTGCGTGGCTTCGTAGTTAT GTGAATGATGGTTTGGCCAGAGGTCTTGTGTTCGATGATTGGGTACGCGAATTTGTGCAGGGACCAAACTATGTGGTCAAATCATATCCTAAATTTTGTACGCGAGGATATGCATTCACAAGGAAAGGTCATTCTAAGACAACATATGATGCTGGTGTTTCATCTTCTTCTGGTGACGATGTCTACTACGGCAACATAAAAGAAATATTGGAAATCCAATTTCCTGGAATGGTTGGATTGCGTTGTGTAGTATTCTATTGTGATTGGTATGACACCACCCCAGATAGAGGAGTGAAGATTGATGCGTTTGGTGTTACATCAGTTCATTCGCGGCGGAAACTTCAATATTATAATCCTTTCATTCTTGGTTC TTACCCTCGGGTGATGTACAGAGACGATCCATGGGTTACTGTAACGCAAATCAACCCAAGAGGACGAGTGGATGGAACTTCTGATGATGATGAACCATTGCAACCAGATTCTACCAGCAACGCTCAGGCAGTTGAAGATCTGGAAAATGTTCAACTTGTTGAGAATTTGACTGTGTTTGGACATGATGCTGTTGTACATTCGGAGCCAGAAGCCGAGGTTGGGGAGTTTGATGAAGATTCAGAAAATTCAGATTAG